One region of Thiomonas intermedia genomic DNA includes:
- a CDS encoding 3'-5' exonuclease yields MIRTPIVTFDIETIPDAAALRAAGLADPELDDSAAVLQAQARRLEKTGSDFLPVHCQRVLVISCTFRNHEGLKIHSFVDQGGQEGQVVQSFFRVIEKHAPQLVSWNGGGFDLPVLHYRGLVHAVTAPKYWDMGEDDREMKWNNYISRYHTRHLDLMDLLALYQPRANAPMDVLAKLCGFPGKLGMDGSKVFDAWLAGQTDDIRRYCETDVMNTYLLYCRYQLMRGALSADEYADEIELVRHTLGTLAAQEAHWQEYLAAWPQPPAPANT; encoded by the coding sequence ATGATCCGCACCCCCATCGTCACTTTCGATATCGAAACCATCCCCGACGCCGCCGCACTGCGCGCCGCTGGCCTAGCCGATCCCGAACTCGATGATTCGGCCGCCGTGCTTCAGGCCCAGGCGCGCCGCCTGGAAAAGACGGGCAGCGACTTCCTCCCGGTGCATTGCCAGCGCGTGCTGGTGATCTCGTGCACGTTTCGCAATCACGAGGGGCTGAAGATCCACTCCTTCGTCGATCAGGGCGGACAGGAGGGCCAGGTGGTGCAGAGTTTTTTTCGCGTGATCGAAAAACATGCCCCCCAGCTCGTGTCCTGGAACGGTGGCGGCTTCGACCTGCCCGTGCTGCACTACCGCGGTCTCGTACACGCCGTGACGGCGCCGAAATACTGGGACATGGGCGAGGATGATCGCGAGATGAAGTGGAACAACTACATCTCCCGCTATCACACCCGCCATCTCGACCTCATGGACCTGCTTGCGCTTTACCAGCCACGCGCCAACGCGCCCATGGATGTGCTGGCCAAGCTGTGCGGCTTTCCCGGCAAGCTGGGCATGGACGGCAGCAAGGTTTTTGATGCCTGGCTTGCCGGGCAGACCGATGACATCCGCCGCTATTGCGAGACCGATGTCATGAACACCTATTTGCTGTATTGCCGTTACCAGCTCATGCGCGGGGCCTTGTCGGCGGATGAATATGCCGATGAGATCGAGCTCGTGAGGCATACCCTGGGCACCCTGGCGGCGCAGGAAGCGCACTGGCAGGAATACCTGGCCGCCTGGCCACAGCCGCCGGCGCCCGCAAACACCTGA
- a CDS encoding GspH/FimT family pseudopilin, translating to MMQSDCLTGPEAHDHRGFSLVEMLVAASIAGLMAAIAAPSFSHLIEQHRMTISSNALMSAFVIARQSAISKNQFVAICAGNVESGCHADWGGGEWLIFTDRNRNGRLDMDESLIQDGSATLGRAVRILANRPMKMPILFHPIGHAEQLNGAFAAGTLRICAASTSSAPGVDLILSKSGQMRAQAHDVGGSCTQP from the coding sequence ATGATGCAGAGCGACTGCCTGACGGGCCCAGAAGCACACGATCACCGCGGCTTCAGCCTCGTGGAAATGCTGGTCGCCGCGTCGATCGCGGGGCTGATGGCTGCCATTGCGGCCCCTTCGTTTTCTCACCTGATCGAACAACATCGAATGACCATAAGCAGCAATGCCTTGATGAGTGCATTCGTGATAGCAAGGCAGTCTGCCATCTCCAAGAATCAGTTTGTGGCCATTTGCGCAGGCAATGTCGAATCGGGATGCCACGCCGATTGGGGCGGTGGGGAATGGCTCATCTTCACAGACCGCAACCGAAACGGAAGACTTGACATGGACGAAAGTCTGATTCAGGACGGATCGGCCACGCTGGGTCGAGCCGTTCGCATTCTGGCCAATCGCCCCATGAAAATGCCCATCCTGTTCCATCCCATCGGGCACGCCGAGCAACTGAATGGTGCTTTTGCAGCGGGAACGCTTCGGATCTGCGCTGCATCGACAAGCTCAGCGCCAGGTGTCGATCTGATTCTGTCCAAATCGGGGCAAATGCGTGCGCAAGCTCACGACGTGGGTGGAAGCTGCACCCAACCTTGA
- a CDS encoding Bax inhibitor-1/YccA family protein — protein MNEQRDYTLYAQPSGTSVRNKVLRQTYSLLALSLIPTVFGAWLGMATGLNLAMAQSPGMTMIVFLVGAFGLMFGIERTKNSSAGVGLLLLFTFFMGVMLSQMLGFVLGMSNGPQLIMLAFGGTAVIFGAMATLANVVKRDLSGLSKMLFVGVILLILAGIANIWLQLPALMLTFSVVAVVIFSAFMLIDVQRVINGGETNYITATLAIYLDIYNVFVNLLSILSFFSGGGRR, from the coding sequence ATGAACGAACAACGCGATTACACCCTCTACGCCCAGCCGAGCGGCACCTCTGTGCGCAACAAGGTGCTGCGTCAGACCTACTCGCTGCTGGCCCTGTCCCTCATTCCCACCGTGTTCGGTGCTTGGCTGGGCATGGCGACGGGGCTGAACCTGGCCATGGCGCAGAGCCCCGGCATGACCATGATCGTCTTCCTGGTCGGCGCCTTCGGCCTGATGTTCGGCATCGAGCGCACCAAAAATTCCAGCGCCGGGGTCGGACTGCTGCTGCTGTTCACTTTTTTCATGGGCGTCATGCTGTCGCAGATGCTCGGCTTCGTGCTGGGCATGAGCAACGGCCCGCAACTCATCATGCTGGCCTTCGGCGGCACGGCCGTGATCTTCGGGGCCATGGCCACGCTGGCTAATGTGGTCAAGCGCGATCTGTCCGGGCTGTCCAAAATGCTGTTCGTCGGCGTCATCCTGCTCATCCTCGCAGGCATCGCCAACATCTGGCTGCAACTGCCTGCGCTGATGCTGACCTTCTCGGTCGTGGCTGTCGTGATCTTCTCCGCGTTCATGCTGATCGATGTGCAGCGGGTCATCAACGGGGGTGAAACCAACTACATCACCGCCACACTGGCCATCTATCTCGATATCTACAACGTGTTCGTCAACCTGCTGTCCATCCTGAGCTTTTTCAGCGGCGGCGGGCGCCGTTAA
- a CDS encoding pilus assembly PilX family protein: MSAISLSPSLRRGTQYAQRGVALIIALILLVIVTVIGLAAIRSTTLQEKMASNLQDRQIALQNSEAALRIAQGLLQANGATVWRDCTVTTTQCDNNPSAQADAADVWQTVPTGTATNQYTAGSNASGQPQYVIEDMGFWNDRRTALGPQQTANSAQYGAAPVMPTAHFYRITARSADPATAPDRATVTLQAWVRQ; the protein is encoded by the coding sequence ATGTCTGCCATTTCTCTGTCTCCATCACTCCGCCGTGGAACTCAGTACGCACAACGCGGGGTTGCACTCATCATCGCGTTGATCCTGCTAGTGATCGTCACCGTGATCGGCCTGGCGGCCATCCGCAGCACGACCTTGCAGGAAAAAATGGCCAGCAATCTGCAGGATCGGCAGATCGCCCTGCAGAACAGCGAAGCCGCCTTGCGCATTGCCCAAGGACTGCTGCAAGCCAATGGTGCAACGGTCTGGCGCGACTGCACTGTCACCACGACTCAGTGCGACAACAATCCCTCCGCACAGGCAGATGCAGCCGATGTCTGGCAAACCGTGCCAACCGGCACCGCAACCAATCAATACACAGCGGGCAGCAATGCCTCGGGACAACCGCAGTATGTGATCGAAGACATGGGCTTCTGGAACGACCGACGCACCGCCCTGGGCCCGCAGCAGACCGCCAACAGCGCGCAATACGGCGCAGCGCCAGTCATGCCGACCGCGCACTTCTATCGCATCACCGCGCGCAGTGCCGACCCGGCGACGGCCCCGGATCGCGCCACGGTCACGCTGCAGGCCTGGGTCCGCCAGTAA
- a CDS encoding type IV pilin protein — MSHRKPTHFAQRGRGSGSRGFTLIELMIVVAVVAIIAAVAYPSYIGHVTKTKRVAAEACLGEYANYMERYYSTNLRYDQDSAGTAHTLPTLSCASDQSTDYQFSFVPNTLGQSTYRVRAVPQGAQASRDTECKTVSLDQAGTKTESGSGTVSSCW, encoded by the coding sequence ATGTCGCATCGCAAGCCAACACATTTCGCTCAACGGGGTCGCGGATCTGGTTCGCGAGGATTCACGTTGATTGAATTGATGATCGTCGTGGCCGTCGTAGCCATCATCGCAGCCGTGGCCTATCCGTCGTACATCGGCCACGTAACCAAGACCAAGCGCGTTGCTGCCGAAGCCTGCCTGGGAGAGTACGCAAACTATATGGAGAGGTACTACTCGACCAACCTGCGCTACGACCAGGATTCCGCCGGAACAGCGCATACGCTACCCACGTTGTCTTGCGCATCAGACCAGAGCACGGACTACCAATTCAGTTTCGTGCCGAACACACTAGGTCAGTCCACCTACCGTGTACGCGCGGTACCCCAAGGCGCTCAGGCAAGCCGTGATACGGAGTGCAAAACAGTTTCCTTGGACCAGGCCGGAACGAAAACAGAAAGTGGTTCGGGCACCGTGAGCTCCTGCTGGTAA
- the rlmD gene encoding 23S rRNA (uracil(1939)-C(5))-methyltransferase RlmD, with protein MEQRERLEWLQIDSLDLEARGVGRSENGKVVFVANALPGERVQARIMRSKRNWESGQAVAWATTASSRVTPRCPHFGVCGGCSMQHVDPAAQLAFKQRTLEDDFWHLSRLRPQRLLRPIAGPSWGYRTRARLTVRLVVKKGGVLVGFHEKGSSYVADMRSCDILPKAVSDLLLPLRALIAGLSRPERAPQIELAMGDRVTVLVLRHLEPLTDADRQRLRDFGQQHGVQWWLQSKGPDSVVPLDPDAEALSYALPEFGIVMPFRPTDFTQVNPQINRVMVARALRLLDARRTDRVIDWFCGLGNFTLPIATQARQVLGVEGSATLVARALDNALHNDLQDRVAFAARNLFEMNAHDLRAYGEADLWLVDPPRDGALALCKALAEAVHGPLGSSGEETLAADGATMAPKPVAPPTVPFSPPRRIVYVSCNPATLARDAGLLVHQAGYTLRAAGVMNMFPHTAHVESMAVFERE; from the coding sequence ATGGAACAAAGAGAGCGACTGGAATGGCTGCAGATCGACAGCCTGGATCTGGAGGCCCGCGGGGTCGGGCGCAGCGAGAACGGCAAGGTGGTCTTCGTCGCCAATGCACTGCCCGGGGAGCGGGTTCAGGCGCGCATCATGCGCAGCAAACGCAACTGGGAGTCGGGCCAGGCCGTGGCCTGGGCGACGACAGCGAGCAGCCGGGTGACGCCACGCTGCCCCCACTTCGGTGTCTGCGGTGGCTGCAGCATGCAGCATGTCGATCCCGCGGCGCAGTTGGCGTTCAAGCAGCGCACCCTTGAAGACGATTTCTGGCATCTGAGCCGCTTGCGGCCGCAGCGCCTACTGCGGCCAATCGCCGGTCCCAGCTGGGGCTATCGCACCCGAGCCCGGTTGACGGTCAGGCTCGTGGTGAAAAAAGGTGGCGTACTGGTCGGCTTTCACGAGAAGGGCTCCAGCTATGTGGCGGATATGCGCAGCTGCGACATCCTGCCCAAGGCGGTTTCTGATTTATTGCTGCCCTTGCGCGCGTTGATTGCGGGCTTGTCGCGACCGGAACGTGCGCCCCAGATCGAACTGGCGATGGGCGATCGGGTGACCGTCCTCGTGCTGCGCCACCTCGAGCCCTTGACCGACGCCGACCGGCAGCGGCTGCGCGACTTTGGCCAGCAGCACGGCGTGCAATGGTGGCTCCAGTCCAAGGGACCCGATTCGGTGGTGCCGCTCGATCCCGACGCAGAGGCATTGAGCTACGCCTTGCCGGAGTTCGGCATCGTCATGCCGTTCCGTCCGACCGATTTCACCCAGGTGAACCCGCAGATCAACCGTGTGATGGTGGCGCGCGCCCTGCGCCTGCTCGACGCCCGGCGCACCGATCGCGTGATCGACTGGTTTTGCGGCTTGGGCAATTTCACCCTGCCGATCGCCACGCAGGCCCGGCAGGTGCTGGGCGTGGAAGGCAGCGCCACGCTGGTGGCCAGAGCCCTCGACAACGCGCTGCACAACGATCTGCAGGACAGAGTGGCCTTCGCCGCACGCAATCTGTTCGAGATGAATGCGCACGATCTGCGAGCCTATGGCGAAGCCGACCTGTGGTTGGTGGACCCGCCCCGCGATGGCGCGCTGGCGCTGTGCAAGGCGCTGGCCGAGGCCGTGCACGGACCTCTGGGTTCGTCGGGGGAGGAGACGCTGGCCGCGGACGGCGCAACCATGGCGCCCAAACCCGTCGCGCCGCCGACCGTGCCGTTCAGTCCTCCGCGTCGCATCGTTTATGTGTCCTGCAATCCGGCAACCCTGGCGCGCGATGCCGGCCTGCTGGTGCATCAGGCGGGTTACACCTTGCGCGCGGCAGGCGTGATGAATATGTTTCCTCACACGGCCCATGTGGAGTCGATGGCGGTCTTCGAGCGCGAATAA
- a CDS encoding pilus assembly protein has translation MRPQTSPRRTPLWMKLVLLCTAWSLSASPLVQAAVSIDQQPLTLSNNVPGNLVLTPSVEWPTVMSMANVGGFDTSKTYYGYFDPNKCYGYTIAAATVPAFTGVNGGTNNYFEPTGAASNRTCSSAWSGNYLNWAATQTIDVFRSTLTGGNRVVDTAALTILEKARHTGQTGTGALDISGATTVQNNTPSSFSYFSTKLAGLGNRMYFISANSNTVKDKDNTDRSLRYLLDNPNTAQSKGAVEYDPAQSLKAGWVYSVNIDVQVCKSGMLEDNCVAYGSHAKPEGLIQKYGSVFTYSVFGYLNISNERQDGAALRAPQGFVGPKTYEPGATPATNAQAEWSAIDGTFVRNPQSTAASDTTAAYATSPDIQDSGVINYINKFGQMTTANDKSYDPVSEMYYAALRYLKKQGPVTSYNSISAYPDGTAYKMADGFPVVQTWSDPWQYDCQRSFILGIGDVNTWDDKNLPGNLNTDTEPAVPAEVTADTSVDVKTATEKIAQLEGITINGMTATAGTSFSGRHNSAYIAGLAYDAHTVDMRPDLAGKQTVSTYWVDVMENQVLLGKSQNQYWLAAKYGGFSVPANYDPYANTTALSDASWWTNGQTLSTNDKRPDNFFTGGDAKTMKQSLEAAFSAIASENVGSTASLSTNSTQLNNGSRVYQASYKEGVWSGSLKAFNMDPTTGAATTQAWDAATVLPAAASRTIYTVVNGSYVTFDSTNVSGKYGWTTDLVNYLRGDASKEIRNGGTLRNRTTALGDIINSQPIYVGKPDAGPYANATFTGSNSFKSFASTQTTRTPTIYVSSNDGMLHGFNANTGVETFAYMPGVVLAASTNPSVLAQKNYGSGLNPHQYFNDGEITVADVYTGSPAAWRTVLVGTTGRGVTRSIYALDITDPASVKFLGEVSDGSLGQTLGKPIIAQTANGEWSILVGNGMNSDTGTAQLLQISLNTGTVSRHTTNTATDNGLSTPVIWIDNLGNGISTKAYAGDLQGNVWSFDLANATSTGSLLFTAKDASNKAQPITAPMFAAKNPDTGNLWLFFGTGRYLSSDDLKNKDVQTWYGLNVSQASFPIAKTDLIERNITAETAGTAADPTATPPVQATLPSRTVSVGTPGDMTGKKGWYMDLLPPSNTPQGERMIVANQAYQNLLVGSTLIPDNTDVCAPSGRGWIMAVDPFTGTNPTNIFFDRNGDRLFNASDKITVNSQTIPIAGIGLTALTGMSNFISTTLLANQNGTIFNTQVNPQVSNPGRVSWAELVNP, from the coding sequence ATGCGTCCGCAAACATCGCCTCGTCGCACCCCGCTTTGGATGAAGCTGGTTCTGCTGTGTACCGCGTGGAGCCTGAGCGCCTCGCCACTCGTACAAGCCGCCGTATCCATCGACCAGCAGCCATTGACCCTGAGCAATAACGTCCCTGGCAATCTCGTGCTCACGCCCTCTGTGGAATGGCCTACCGTGATGAGCATGGCCAATGTGGGCGGCTTCGATACCAGCAAGACTTATTACGGTTATTTCGACCCGAACAAGTGCTATGGCTACACCATCGCTGCCGCGACGGTTCCCGCCTTCACAGGCGTTAACGGTGGCACCAACAACTACTTCGAACCGACAGGTGCCGCGAGCAATCGCACCTGTTCTAGCGCCTGGAGCGGCAACTATCTGAACTGGGCTGCCACCCAGACCATCGATGTCTTTCGCTCAACGCTCACCGGGGGAAACCGGGTGGTCGACACGGCCGCCCTCACCATTCTGGAAAAGGCGCGGCATACCGGGCAAACGGGTACGGGCGCTCTCGACATCTCCGGTGCGACTACGGTGCAAAACAACACACCGTCCAGTTTCAGCTACTTTTCGACAAAACTCGCCGGGCTGGGCAACCGGATGTACTTCATCTCTGCCAACAGCAACACCGTCAAAGATAAGGACAACACCGACCGCAGCCTGCGCTATCTGCTCGACAATCCAAACACTGCGCAAAGCAAGGGCGCTGTCGAATACGACCCTGCCCAGAGCTTGAAGGCAGGATGGGTGTACTCCGTCAACATCGACGTACAAGTCTGCAAAAGCGGCATGCTCGAGGACAACTGCGTGGCCTATGGCAGCCACGCTAAGCCGGAAGGCCTGATCCAGAAGTATGGTTCCGTTTTCACCTACAGCGTGTTCGGCTATCTCAACATCTCCAACGAGCGTCAGGACGGTGCGGCGCTGCGCGCTCCACAAGGCTTTGTGGGCCCCAAAACCTACGAACCAGGCGCAACCCCAGCTACCAATGCCCAGGCGGAATGGAGCGCGATCGATGGCACCTTCGTCAGGAATCCACAATCCACCGCCGCATCGGACACCACCGCGGCATATGCCACGTCACCTGACATCCAGGACAGCGGTGTTATCAACTACATCAACAAATTCGGTCAGATGACCACGGCGAACGACAAAAGCTATGACCCGGTCAGCGAGATGTATTACGCGGCGCTGCGCTACCTGAAGAAACAGGGGCCCGTCACGTCCTACAACAGCATCAGTGCCTATCCGGATGGCACGGCTTACAAAATGGCCGATGGCTTCCCCGTGGTGCAGACATGGTCAGACCCTTGGCAATACGACTGCCAGCGCAGCTTCATTCTGGGCATCGGCGACGTCAACACCTGGGACGACAAGAATCTCCCGGGCAATCTGAATACCGACACCGAGCCCGCCGTACCGGCTGAAGTGACAGCTGACACCAGCGTCGATGTCAAGACTGCGACGGAAAAAATTGCCCAACTCGAAGGCATCACCATCAACGGCATGACGGCAACCGCAGGTACCTCATTCAGCGGCCGGCACAACTCCGCCTATATCGCTGGACTGGCGTACGACGCCCACACCGTCGACATGCGCCCGGATCTGGCTGGCAAGCAGACCGTCTCCACCTATTGGGTCGATGTGATGGAGAACCAAGTTCTCCTTGGTAAATCACAGAACCAATACTGGCTCGCGGCCAAGTATGGCGGATTCTCCGTACCCGCCAACTACGATCCCTATGCCAATACGACAGCGCTTTCAGACGCTTCGTGGTGGACCAATGGTCAGACGCTGAGCACCAACGACAAACGTCCTGACAATTTCTTCACGGGCGGCGACGCCAAGACCATGAAGCAGTCGCTGGAGGCTGCGTTCTCGGCCATTGCCAGCGAAAATGTTGGCAGCACGGCCTCGCTTTCCACCAACTCCACCCAGCTCAACAACGGCAGCCGGGTTTATCAGGCAAGCTACAAGGAAGGCGTCTGGAGCGGCTCGCTCAAGGCGTTCAACATGGATCCGACCACGGGCGCCGCGACCACGCAGGCATGGGATGCCGCCACGGTATTGCCTGCTGCGGCCAGCCGCACGATCTACACCGTGGTCAATGGCAGCTATGTGACTTTCGACAGCACAAACGTCAGCGGCAAATACGGCTGGACCACCGATCTGGTGAACTACCTTCGTGGGGATGCCTCCAAGGAAATCCGCAACGGCGGCACGCTCCGCAATCGCACCACGGCGCTAGGCGACATCATCAACTCACAACCCATCTATGTCGGCAAGCCCGACGCCGGGCCTTACGCCAACGCCACCTTTACCGGCTCGAACAGTTTCAAGTCTTTTGCGTCCACGCAGACCACCCGCACACCCACGATCTACGTATCGTCCAACGACGGCATGCTGCATGGCTTCAATGCCAACACTGGCGTAGAGACCTTCGCCTACATGCCTGGGGTAGTCCTTGCCGCATCCACCAATCCGAGCGTGCTCGCCCAGAAAAACTACGGCTCCGGCCTCAATCCGCACCAGTACTTCAACGACGGTGAGATCACCGTGGCCGATGTTTACACAGGATCGCCCGCCGCATGGCGCACGGTGCTGGTCGGCACAACAGGGCGCGGCGTTACGCGGTCGATCTATGCGCTCGACATCACCGACCCCGCGAGCGTGAAGTTTCTCGGAGAGGTCTCCGATGGCTCTCTGGGACAGACCCTGGGCAAACCCATCATTGCGCAAACCGCGAACGGCGAGTGGTCGATTCTGGTGGGCAACGGCATGAATAGCGATACCGGCACCGCGCAGCTCCTGCAAATCAGCCTGAACACCGGTACTGTCTCTCGTCACACGACCAACACCGCAACCGACAACGGGCTGTCTACGCCCGTGATCTGGATCGACAACCTCGGCAACGGCATCAGCACCAAGGCTTACGCAGGCGATCTGCAGGGCAATGTCTGGTCGTTCGATCTCGCCAATGCCACCAGCACCGGTTCTCTTCTGTTTACCGCGAAAGACGCCAGCAACAAAGCACAACCCATTACAGCTCCCATGTTCGCCGCCAAGAACCCCGACACCGGTAATTTGTGGTTGTTCTTCGGTACCGGGCGGTATCTCAGTTCGGATGACCTGAAGAACAAGGATGTGCAAACCTGGTACGGGCTGAATGTGTCACAAGCCAGCTTTCCCATCGCGAAGACTGATCTGATCGAGCGGAACATTACGGCGGAAACTGCGGGTACGGCGGCAGACCCAACCGCCACGCCGCCCGTACAGGCCACGTTGCCTTCCCGCACAGTCAGCGTGGGCACACCAGGCGATATGACGGGGAAGAAGGGCTGGTACATGGACCTTTTACCCCCTTCGAACACCCCCCAGGGCGAGCGCATGATTGTGGCCAATCAGGCTTACCAAAATCTGCTCGTCGGCAGCACACTCATCCCGGACAATACCGATGTCTGCGCACCCTCTGGTCGTGGTTGGATCATGGCGGTCGATCCCTTCACGGGCACAAATCCAACGAATATCTTCTTTGACCGCAACGGAGATCGCTTATTCAACGCATCCGACAAGATCACCGTCAATAGTCAAACCATTCCGATTGCCGGCATCGGGCTCACGGCGCTGACAGGCATGAGCAATTTCATCAGCACCACCCTTCTTGCCAACCAGAATGGGACTATTTTCAACACCCAGGTGAATCCGCAGGTTTCCAACCCAGGGCGAGTGTCCTGGGCCGAACTCGTCAATCCATGA
- the lysS gene encoding lysine--tRNA ligase, translated as MNTDSPHPPLADDGPLIAERRAKLSALRQVAPAFPNDFKPSHQALSLQAQHGGDEPETLEAAGVRVRVAGRMMLKRVMGKASFATLQDGTGRIQIHVSNDVTGEDAHAAFKHHDLGDWIGCEGLLFKTRTGELTIKAKSVRLLVKSLRPLPDKFHGLEDVETRYRQRYVDLIVTPESRERFALRSKAIAALRNEMLAAGFMEVETPMLHPIPGGAAAKPFATHHNALDQQMYLRIAPELYLKRLLVGGFERVFEINRNFRNEGLSPRHNPEFTMMEFYAAWWTYRDQMDFTEALIRNTAKLTCGTAVLTHQGRTLDLSAPFARLTLTQAIQKHAPEYTHAQLADDGFLRGELRRLDADHAPHKLKGMGLGALQLALFEEVAEHLLWEPTFIVDYPVEVSPLARASDADANTTERFELFITGREIANGFSELNDPEDQAARFHAQVQAKEAGDDEAMYFDADYVRALEYGMPPAGGCGIGIDRLVMLLTDAPSIRDVILFPALRFEG; from the coding sequence ATGAATACTGACTCCCCCCATCCGCCCCTCGCCGACGACGGCCCGCTAATAGCTGAACGACGCGCCAAACTCTCTGCCCTGCGTCAAGTCGCCCCCGCCTTCCCGAACGACTTCAAACCCTCGCATCAGGCCCTCAGCCTGCAGGCGCAGCATGGCGGTGACGAACCCGAGACGCTGGAAGCGGCGGGCGTGCGCGTGCGTGTTGCGGGGCGCATGATGCTCAAGCGGGTGATGGGCAAGGCCAGCTTCGCCACACTGCAAGATGGCACCGGGCGCATCCAGATCCATGTCTCCAACGACGTCACCGGCGAGGACGCCCATGCGGCCTTCAAGCACCACGACCTAGGCGACTGGATCGGCTGCGAAGGTTTGCTTTTCAAGACACGCACCGGCGAGCTGACCATCAAGGCGAAGAGTGTGCGGCTGTTGGTCAAGTCGCTGCGTCCTCTGCCCGACAAGTTTCACGGCCTCGAAGACGTGGAAACGCGCTACCGCCAGCGCTATGTCGATCTCATCGTCACTCCCGAGTCACGCGAGCGTTTCGCCCTGCGCAGCAAGGCCATCGCGGCCCTGCGCAACGAAATGCTGGCGGCTGGGTTCATGGAGGTGGAAACGCCCATGCTCCACCCCATTCCGGGCGGCGCTGCGGCCAAGCCGTTTGCCACGCATCACAATGCCCTGGACCAGCAGATGTATCTGCGCATCGCGCCCGAGTTGTATCTCAAGCGTCTGCTGGTGGGAGGCTTCGAGCGTGTGTTCGAGATCAACCGCAATTTTCGCAACGAAGGCTTGAGCCCGAGGCACAATCCCGAGTTCACCATGATGGAGTTTTACGCCGCATGGTGGACCTACCGCGACCAGATGGATTTCACCGAGGCGCTGATCCGCAACACCGCGAAGCTCACCTGTGGCACGGCGGTGCTTACGCATCAGGGCCGCACGCTGGACTTGAGCGCGCCGTTTGCACGCCTCACCCTGACGCAGGCCATCCAGAAGCACGCCCCCGAGTACACCCACGCCCAATTGGCCGATGACGGGTTCTTGCGCGGCGAGTTGCGCCGCCTCGACGCCGACCACGCTCCGCACAAACTCAAGGGCATGGGTCTGGGCGCGCTGCAGCTCGCGCTGTTTGAGGAAGTCGCCGAGCATCTGCTCTGGGAACCGACCTTCATCGTCGATTACCCGGTGGAAGTGTCGCCCCTGGCCCGCGCCTCCGATGCCGATGCGAACACGACCGAGCGCTTTGAGCTGTTCATCACCGGCCGCGAGATCGCCAACGGCTTCTCCGAGCTGAACGACCCCGAAGACCAGGCCGCACGCTTTCACGCCCAGGTACAGGCCAAGGAGGCGGGCGACGACGAAGCCATGTACTTCGACGCCGACTATGTGCGCGCGCTCGAATACGGCATGCCGCCCGCGGGTGGCTGCGGCATCGGCATCGACCGGCTGGTCATGCTGCTCACCGACGCGCCCAGCATCCGCGACGTCATTCTCTTCCCTGCCCTGCGCTTCGAGGGCTGA
- a CDS encoding carbohydrate kinase family protein, with amino-acid sequence MSTLICGSLAFDTITTFDGRFAEHILPDKVHILNISFLVPTMRREFGGCAGNIAYSLALLGGEPLILGALGADGQSYLDRLDALHIPRTHVGQLADSFTAQAHIITDRDNNQITSFHPGAMGRAHELPVPLDAGVDLAIVAPDGRSAMIDHAAQLARADIPFIFDPGQGMPLFDGADLREFIVKATWVTVNDYEAELLVERTGWSLDHIATLVRGVVVTRGEQGCRVWSGGDPAVDIPGVPAYTVCDPTGCGDAFRAGLLYGLSRGWSLADSARLGNVLGAEKIAVHGPQNHHLTLNDALARIKSVYGLVPQSA; translated from the coding sequence ATGTCCACCCTCATCTGCGGCTCGCTCGCGTTCGACACCATCACCACTTTCGACGGCCGCTTTGCCGAGCACATCCTGCCCGACAAGGTCCACATTCTCAACATCAGCTTTCTGGTGCCCACGATGCGGCGCGAGTTCGGTGGTTGCGCGGGCAACATCGCCTACAGCCTCGCCCTGCTGGGCGGCGAGCCGCTCATCCTGGGTGCGCTGGGTGCCGATGGTCAGAGCTATCTCGACCGTCTCGATGCGCTGCATATTCCGCGTACCCATGTCGGACAGCTGGCCGACAGTTTTACCGCGCAGGCGCACATCATCACCGACCGCGACAACAACCAGATCACCTCGTTCCACCCTGGCGCCATGGGCCGTGCGCACGAGTTGCCCGTGCCGCTGGACGCGGGAGTCGATCTGGCCATCGTCGCGCCGGACGGCCGCTCCGCCATGATCGACCATGCGGCGCAGCTCGCCCGTGCCGACATTCCGTTCATTTTCGATCCCGGCCAGGGCATGCCCCTGTTCGATGGCGCCGATCTTCGCGAATTCATCGTCAAAGCTACTTGGGTGACGGTCAACGATTACGAAGCCGAACTGCTGGTCGAACGTACCGGCTGGAGCCTCGATCACATCGCCACCCTGGTGCGCGGCGTCGTTGTCACGCGTGGCGAGCAGGGCTGCCGCGTCTGGAGCGGGGGAGATCCTGCCGTGGACATTCCCGGGGTGCCGGCTTACACCGTCTGCGATCCCACGGGTTGCGGCGATGCCTTCCGCGCCGGTCTGCTCTACGGCCTGTCCCGCGGCTGGAGCCTGGCAGACAGCGCACGACTGGGCAATGTGCTCGGCGCCGAAAAAATCGCCGTGCACGGCCCGCAGAATCATCACCTCACCCTGAACGACGCGCTTGCTCGCATCAAATCCGTCTACGGTCTTGTCCCCCAATCGGCCTGA